Proteins co-encoded in one Candidatus Dependentiae bacterium genomic window:
- a CDS encoding GIY-YIG nuclease family protein — MHYVYIIKSFIDGEHWYVGSAIDVVRRLEDHNLGECVHTSKYRPWSLHLFIGFENKYKALAFEKYLKSGSGRAFSKKHF, encoded by the coding sequence ATGCATTATGTTTATATTATAAAATCATTTATTGATGGTGAACATTGGTATGTTGGTAGCGCTATTGATGTTGTTCGCCGATTAGAAGATCATAATCTTGGTGAGTGTGTACATACCTCTAAATATAGACCGTGGTCATTACATTTGTTTATTGGTTTTGAGAATAAATATAAAGCCTTAGCATTTGAGAAATATTTAAAATCTGGTTCTGGTAGAGCGTTTTCTAAAAAACATTTTTAA